One Solidesulfovibrio fructosivorans JJ] DNA window includes the following coding sequences:
- a CDS encoding 3'-5' exonuclease gives MAAMRRSGFPWPFGSCPIAAPLAAHLRSQRGYDRTALLDDLPFVVVDTELTGFDPRRHAMVAIGAVRLRGLTLLPGESFFSLVRPSRDVPRDASLIHGLTDAALADAPETAETLAAFLDFLGPAIIVGHHVELDMAFINAASRRYFGGELAAPCIDTLRLALTYEEKRQMGQGGQGDFERLEFDLASLCRRYGLPPFAAHDALGDAYGAAYLFLYLARKSARGRPLTLGGLWRSGRLWWR, from the coding sequence ATGGCGGCCATGAGACGTTCGGGCTTTCCCTGGCCCTTCGGTTCGTGCCCGATCGCCGCGCCTCTGGCCGCCCATCTGCGCTCTCAACGCGGCTACGATCGAACAGCGCTTCTCGACGACCTGCCCTTCGTGGTCGTGGATACGGAGCTGACCGGCTTCGATCCCCGTCGCCACGCCATGGTGGCCATCGGCGCGGTGCGGCTGCGTGGGCTGACGCTGCTCCCCGGGGAAAGCTTTTTCAGCCTGGTGCGCCCCTCGCGCGACGTGCCTCGCGATGCCTCGCTCATCCACGGCCTTACCGACGCCGCGTTGGCCGATGCCCCGGAAACGGCCGAGACCCTGGCCGCCTTTTTGGATTTTCTGGGGCCGGCCATCATCGTCGGGCATCACGTGGAACTGGACATGGCCTTTATCAACGCGGCCAGCCGTCGTTATTTCGGCGGGGAACTGGCCGCGCCCTGCATCGACACCCTGCGCTTGGCCCTTACTTATGAAGAAAAGCGGCAGATGGGGCAGGGAGGGCAGGGCGATTTCGAGCGGCTGGAATTCGATCTGGCTTCGCTTTGTCGGCGCTACGGCCTGCCGCCCTTTGCCGCTCATGACGCCCTGGGCGACGCTTATGGCGCCGCCTACCTTTTTCTTTATCTGGCCCGCAAAAGCGCCCGAGGCCGGCCCTTGACCCTTGGCGGGCTGTGGCGGTCGGGCCGGCTGTGGTGGCGGTAA
- a CDS encoding rubrerythrin family protein produces the protein MSKTLEDLKEAFAGESQANRKYLAYAAQAEKEGHIGVAKLFKAAAAAETVHAHTHLRNMDGIGDTAANLKDAIAGETHEFKSMYPGMIEDAKAEGNKAAERGFTFANAVEELHAKLYSEAAQDVAGFPDQDWYVCSVCGYTVAGSVPDKCPVCQALAKAFFKVD, from the coding sequence ATGAGTAAGACCCTCGAAGATCTCAAGGAAGCTTTTGCCGGCGAATCCCAGGCCAACCGCAAGTACCTCGCTTACGCCGCCCAGGCCGAGAAGGAAGGGCATATCGGCGTGGCCAAGCTGTTCAAGGCCGCCGCCGCCGCCGAAACCGTCCACGCCCATACCCATCTGCGCAACATGGACGGCATCGGCGATACGGCCGCCAACCTGAAGGACGCCATCGCCGGTGAAACCCATGAGTTCAAGAGCATGTACCCGGGCATGATCGAGGACGCCAAGGCCGAGGGGAACAAGGCCGCCGAGCGGGGCTTCACCTTCGCCAACGCTGTCGAGGAACTGCATGCCAAGCTGTATTCCGAGGCGGCCCAGGACGTCGCCGGCTTCCCGGATCAGGACTGGTACGTCTGCTCCGTGTGCGGCTATACCGTCGCCGGCTCCGTGCCGGACAAGTGCCCGGTCTGCCAGGCCCTGGCCAAGGCTTTTTTCAAGGTCGACTGA
- a CDS encoding DUF294 nucleotidyltransferase-like domain-containing protein — protein MMEPGVAGQAQQLMGRLDAAASTEALEKVLREIRGLVAMRARNNDDALETGRLASGLYDRLLARAAWMARAGPDAPGGGYCLVVLGSQGRREQFLATDQDNALILGDGAQEGAFAAFAGRLAEILEAAGMPPCPKGIMAANPFWRRSFDSWSEAVDAAVDRPDAPDVLLVSLLADARPVAGDSVLAATLADHLRRRLAEAPLATRLLAREALGFGPPAHLPGHLPLGRFGLGHTTMDLKRQAVYPLVLGIKALALDAGLAETETVARIAGLAGLGHFGDDLAGRLRQAFGHIQSLRLGVQASAHAGGRTPDNGLDLTDLHDGDKERLREDLAALDRLAAILEHHFSLHALT, from the coding sequence ATGATGGAACCGGGTGTTGCCGGACAGGCACAACAATTGATGGGCCGACTGGACGCGGCGGCAAGCACGGAGGCGTTGGAAAAGGTTTTACGCGAAATACGCGGGCTGGTGGCGATGCGGGCGAGAAATAATGATGATGCCCTGGAAACCGGTCGGCTGGCGAGCGGGTTGTACGACCGGCTGCTGGCGCGGGCCGCCTGGATGGCCCGGGCCGGGCCGGATGCCCCTGGCGGGGGATACTGTCTGGTCGTGCTCGGCAGCCAGGGCCGCCGGGAACAGTTTCTGGCCACGGACCAGGACAATGCGCTCATTTTGGGGGACGGTGCGCAAGAGGGCGCATTCGCGGCCTTTGCCGGGCGGCTGGCGGAAATTCTGGAAGCCGCCGGCATGCCGCCTTGTCCCAAGGGCATCATGGCCGCCAATCCTTTTTGGCGCAGGTCTTTTGACAGCTGGAGCGAGGCTGTCGATGCCGCCGTGGACCGGCCCGACGCCCCGGACGTATTGCTCGTTTCGCTCCTGGCCGATGCGCGCCCCGTGGCCGGCGATTCCGTCCTAGCCGCGACCCTTGCCGACCATCTGCGCCGCCGTCTGGCGGAAGCGCCGCTTGCGACGCGCCTGCTCGCCCGTGAGGCGCTGGGCTTCGGGCCGCCGGCCCATTTGCCCGGTCATCTGCCCCTCGGGCGTTTCGGGCTTGGACACACCACCATGGACCTCAAGCGTCAGGCCGTTTATCCTCTGGTGCTCGGCATCAAGGCGCTCGCTCTGGACGCGGGGCTCGCCGAGACGGAGACCGTGGCCCGGATAGCCGGCCTGGCCGGGCTTGGCCACTTCGGCGACGATCTGGCCGGGCGGCTGCGGCAGGCTTTCGGGCATATCCAATCCCTGCGCCTTGGCGTGCAGGCGTCCGCCCATGCCGGCGGCCGCACGCCGGACAATGGCCTCGACCTGACCGACTTGCATGACGGCGACAAGGAGCGATTGCGCGAAGACCTGGCCGCCCTGGACCGGCTTGCCGCCATTCTCGAACACCATTTCAGCCTTCACGCCCTTACCTGA
- a CDS encoding sigma-54-dependent transcriptional regulator, which yields MKNASEPRKTILAVDDDPHILEVLEVRLVSAGYDVVTAEDGTEALEILSSRPVRLLISDIRMPGMDGMRLQEEMVRRGLSLPIIFLTAHGSIPGAVEAIKHGAVDYLTKPFDGQELLSRVAEVFARSAGGGEKPLPSDMAESGLVGKSPAMRDLGALIERVASRDVNVLVLGESGTGKELVANCIHRKSLRKSGPLVTVDCGSTPAGLLESELFGHVKGSFTHAVKDKKGLIEQADKGTLFLDEIGNISNEMQLRLLRFLENHRIRRIGDVREIQVDCRVIAATNADIFEQVSQGVFREDLLYRLKVVTINVPPLRERREDIPVLAEHFIRQFCAAQGIPAVTVPAETMAYLTAYPWPGNVRQLRNALEAGVVLCTNGVLAPEDLQLPLAGKGPRRPAEGEKPLSLDASEKAAIVRALEQANWVQKAAAPLLGVSRRALNYKIQKYGIEIPKKRAKK from the coding sequence ATGAAAAACGCCTCGGAACCGCGCAAGACCATTTTGGCCGTGGACGACGACCCCCACATCCTGGAGGTGCTGGAAGTCCGTCTGGTTTCGGCCGGCTACGACGTGGTCACGGCCGAGGACGGAACCGAGGCCCTGGAAATTCTTTCCTCGCGGCCTGTGCGCCTGCTTATCTCCGATATCCGCATGCCCGGCATGGACGGCATGCGTCTGCAGGAAGAGATGGTGCGCCGGGGCCTGTCCCTTCCCATCATCTTTCTCACCGCCCACGGCAGCATTCCCGGCGCGGTGGAGGCCATCAAGCATGGGGCCGTGGACTACCTGACCAAGCCTTTCGACGGCCAGGAGCTGCTCTCCCGCGTGGCCGAGGTGTTCGCCAGATCCGCCGGAGGCGGGGAAAAGCCCCTGCCGTCGGACATGGCCGAGTCCGGGCTTGTGGGCAAGAGCCCGGCCATGCGCGATCTGGGCGCGCTTATCGAGCGTGTGGCCTCCCGCGACGTCAACGTGCTCGTCCTTGGCGAATCCGGCACCGGCAAGGAGCTTGTCGCCAACTGCATTCACCGGAAAAGCCTGCGCAAGTCCGGTCCGCTGGTGACGGTCGACTGCGGCTCCACGCCGGCGGGGCTGCTCGAATCCGAGCTTTTCGGCCACGTCAAGGGCTCGTTTACCCACGCTGTCAAGGACAAGAAGGGGCTTATCGAGCAGGCCGACAAGGGGACGCTTTTTCTCGACGAGATCGGCAACATCTCCAACGAGATGCAACTGCGGCTGCTGCGGTTTCTGGAAAACCATCGCATACGCCGCATCGGCGACGTGCGGGAAATCCAGGTGGACTGCCGGGTCATCGCCGCCACCAATGCCGACATCTTCGAGCAGGTCTCCCAGGGCGTTTTCCGCGAGGACCTGCTGTATCGCCTCAAGGTGGTGACCATAAACGTCCCGCCCTTGCGGGAGCGGCGTGAGGACATCCCCGTTCTCGCCGAGCATTTCATCCGCCAGTTTTGCGCCGCCCAGGGCATACCGGCCGTGACCGTTCCGGCCGAGACCATGGCCTACCTGACCGCCTATCCCTGGCCGGGCAACGTGCGCCAGTTGCGAAACGCCCTGGAGGCCGGCGTGGTCCTGTGTACGAACGGTGTGCTGGCCCCGGAGGACCTCCAGTTGCCGCTGGCCGGTAAGGGGCCGCGCCGTCCGGCCGAGGGCGAGAAGCCGTTGTCGCTTGACGCCAGCGAAAAGGCGGCCATCGTGCGGGCCCTCGAGCAGGCGAACTGGGTCCAGAAGGCCGCCGCGCCGCTGCTTGGCGTCAGCCGCCGGGCGCTCAATTACAAAATCCAGAAGTACGGCATCGAGATTCCCAAAAAGCGCGCCAAAAAATAA
- a CDS encoding HAMP domain-containing sensor histidine kinase, producing the protein MYLYRRPIKQYGILFKLLAVYIGIMVVAYFTTSTLLIYIKESVNISRDIVKVRIEVLSISQRLVDSLLAMEENQKKYEILHSDEYKKNFLNALNEYKNAIWSILWFRYEGFSAWEELHAEFREAFPDLAQGKELAGEPWIDQEKLNKWMRIVVSARQDNERVLESGMRELFRIGEVASNRGVTGLAVSIAVGLLGILYLTYSLSRSLRELRRGIRAYTRDGRLEPIRVLSKDELGELGAAFNDMTRRLKEEERMRTDFIDMVSHEIRTPLTSIRESVNLMRERVLGEVNERQKRFLDIASDELQRISVMLTSLLKVSSMASQIVDLSPSTFNPEELAREILEKAAPAAEAKHIRLTPRVGRDIVSVVGDRELLGQALYNLIGNAVKFSPAERTVLVGLEMADGGRKLLFSITDEGPGIPEEEQPHVFSKYYRGARTKRTTDGIGLGLSIARTIVEAHGGDIWLSSLPGKGCTFYFTIPVDGTTS; encoded by the coding sequence ATGTACCTCTACCGCAGACCCATCAAACAATACGGCATCCTTTTCAAGCTGTTGGCGGTCTATATCGGCATCATGGTCGTGGCCTACTTCACCACGTCCACACTGCTGATCTACATCAAGGAATCCGTCAACATCTCCCGGGATATCGTCAAGGTCCGCATCGAGGTCTTGAGCATCTCCCAGCGGCTGGTCGACAGCCTGCTGGCCATGGAAGAAAACCAGAAGAAGTACGAGATCCTGCATTCCGACGAGTACAAGAAGAATTTCCTCAATGCGCTCAATGAATACAAGAATGCCATCTGGAGCATTCTGTGGTTTCGCTACGAGGGTTTTTCCGCCTGGGAGGAGCTGCATGCCGAGTTCCGCGAGGCCTTCCCCGATCTGGCCCAGGGCAAGGAGCTGGCCGGCGAACCCTGGATCGACCAGGAAAAGCTCAACAAGTGGATGCGCATCGTGGTCAGCGCCCGCCAGGACAACGAGCGGGTGTTGGAATCAGGCATGCGGGAACTCTTCCGCATCGGCGAGGTGGCGTCCAATCGCGGCGTCACCGGCCTTGCCGTTTCCATTGCCGTGGGCCTGCTCGGCATCCTCTACCTGACGTATTCCCTGAGCCGATCCCTGCGCGAGCTGCGTCGCGGCATCCGGGCCTACACCCGCGACGGACGCCTGGAGCCCATCCGGGTGTTGTCCAAGGACGAATTGGGCGAACTCGGGGCGGCGTTTAACGACATGACCAGGCGCCTCAAGGAAGAGGAACGCATGCGCACGGACTTCATCGACATGGTGAGCCACGAGATCAGGACGCCGCTGACCTCCATCCGCGAATCGGTCAATCTCATGCGCGAGCGGGTCCTCGGCGAGGTCAACGAACGCCAGAAGCGTTTTCTCGACATCGCCAGCGACGAACTCCAGCGCATCTCCGTCATGCTGACAAGCCTGCTCAAGGTCTCGAGCATGGCCTCCCAGATCGTGGACCTGTCCCCGTCGACCTTCAATCCCGAGGAGCTGGCCCGGGAAATCCTGGAAAAAGCCGCGCCGGCGGCCGAGGCCAAGCACATCCGCTTGACGCCGCGTGTGGGCCGCGACATCGTGTCCGTGGTCGGCGACCGGGAGCTCTTGGGGCAGGCCCTGTACAACCTGATCGGCAACGCGGTGAAGTTCTCGCCGGCCGAGCGCACGGTGCTGGTGGGGTTGGAAATGGCCGACGGCGGGCGTAAGCTGCTTTTCAGCATAACGGACGAAGGTCCGGGCATTCCCGAGGAGGAACAGCCCCACGTCTTCAGCAAATACTACCGGGGCGCGCGCACCAAGCGCACCACCGACGGCATCGGTCTTGGCCTGTCCATCGCCAGAACCATTGTCGAGGCCCATGGCGGCGACATCTGGCTGTCGAGTCTGCCCGGCAAAGGCTGCACGTTTTACTTTACAATCCCTGTCGATGGGACAACAAGCTGA
- a CDS encoding CBS domain-containing protein has protein sequence MQARDPSRQPEAVAEFLATVPPFDAIPPAELAALAAGSRVAFYLENEWVAGPDEAADWICCVQRGGVRLSVPSGMVCSWPDAPGDVRGEGECFGLPADLGGPGQACEARALEDTFLVRLPRETFVALARRHPGVAAYFTDALSQASGSSGARQETACPGGDDGDYLFTRLTGEVASHGLVCVARGTDLRRAAGVMEDGRVGSVLVRETSGSVIGIVTDRDLRRAVARGIALAAPVETLMSAPVAVIDAGAPCFDALIRMTGGGIRHLLVTEGGTPVGMVTASDLLLSHGRSPLALLRAVGRAGDVPDLRSLCRGIRPLAAALTARGATAMAVGGILALLAERVLTRLLAILEKRYGPAPARCRWLVYGAAGRREMLPDAGLALAVITEDGGDPIIARAARTYLAALVPMLEEELARCGLRTPATGLCLGDPRERLDPAAFAGDGDPLTLEASLEAFDAREVTTTGPTGEEGSEAVLHELPRETLLRLLAALTVHPAPLGIYQGRLVERDGGLAPSFDLAARGSRPIIAMARLAALVQGIGEMGTLARLERLEQGGHLPEAVCRGAREALVFFEGERLAWMLGAGDALGERYGEPRPESLSPRRRHGCRAAFAAVEGLRLALSEPKWRP, from the coding sequence ATGCAGGCACGCGATCCTTCCCGCCAACCCGAAGCCGTGGCGGAATTTCTGGCCACGGTGCCGCCTTTTGACGCCATTCCCCCGGCCGAACTCGCCGCCCTGGCCGCCGGCAGCCGGGTGGCCTTTTATCTGGAAAACGAGTGGGTGGCCGGCCCGGACGAGGCCGCGGATTGGATTTGTTGCGTCCAGCGCGGCGGCGTGCGCCTGTCCGTGCCGTCCGGGATGGTCTGCTCCTGGCCCGACGCGCCGGGCGACGTGCGCGGGGAGGGGGAATGTTTCGGCCTGCCGGCGGACCTTGGCGGACCGGGGCAGGCCTGTGAGGCCCGCGCCTTGGAAGATACGTTTCTGGTGCGTCTGCCAAGGGAGACGTTTGTCGCCCTGGCCCGTCGGCACCCCGGGGTTGCCGCGTATTTCACCGATGCCTTGTCCCAGGCGTCCGGATCCTCCGGGGCACGCCAGGAAACGGCCTGTCCCGGAGGAGACGACGGGGACTATCTCTTTACGCGCCTGACCGGGGAGGTGGCGTCGCATGGGCTGGTGTGCGTGGCGCGCGGCACGGATTTGCGCCGGGCGGCCGGCGTCATGGAAGACGGCCGGGTCGGGTCGGTGCTTGTGCGCGAAACCTCGGGATCGGTCATCGGCATCGTCACCGACCGTGACTTGCGCCGGGCCGTGGCCCGGGGCATTGCCCTTGCCGCCCCGGTGGAAACGCTCATGTCCGCGCCCGTGGCTGTCATCGATGCCGGCGCGCCGTGTTTCGACGCCCTTATCCGCATGACCGGCGGCGGCATTCGTCATCTGTTGGTGACCGAGGGCGGCACTCCCGTCGGCATGGTCACGGCCAGCGATTTGCTGCTGTCCCATGGCCGCTCCCCCCTGGCGTTGCTGCGCGCCGTGGGCCGGGCCGGGGATGTGCCCGACTTGCGGTCGCTTTGTCGGGGAATACGCCCTCTGGCCGCCGCGCTCACCGCCCGGGGGGCCACGGCCATGGCTGTGGGCGGCATTTTGGCGCTTCTGGCCGAACGGGTGCTGACCCGGCTGCTCGCCATCCTTGAAAAGCGCTACGGCCCGGCCCCGGCCCGCTGCCGCTGGCTGGTCTATGGCGCGGCCGGACGCCGGGAAATGCTGCCGGACGCCGGTCTGGCCCTGGCTGTCATCACCGAGGACGGCGGCGATCCCATCATCGCCCGGGCGGCCAGGACCTATCTGGCCGCCCTTGTGCCCATGCTCGAAGAGGAGCTTGCCCGGTGCGGCCTGCGCACGCCCGCGACCGGACTGTGCCTGGGTGATCCCCGCGAACGCCTGGACCCGGCGGCCTTTGCCGGGGATGGCGATCCGCTGACGTTGGAAGCAAGCCTTGAAGCCTTCGATGCGCGGGAGGTCACCACAACCGGTCCCACCGGCGAGGAAGGATCGGAGGCGGTTCTCCACGAATTGCCCCGGGAAACGCTTTTGCGTCTGCTTGCCGCGCTGACCGTCCATCCCGCGCCTCTTGGCATCTATCAAGGGCGTCTCGTGGAGCGCGACGGCGGCCTCGCCCCGTCTTTCGATCTGGCCGCCCGGGGCTCGCGGCCCATCATCGCCATGGCCCGGCTGGCCGCCCTGGTGCAGGGAATCGGCGAGATGGGCACCCTTGCCCGCCTGGAGCGGCTGGAGCAGGGGGGGCATCTCCCCGAGGCGGTTTGCCGGGGAGCCAGGGAGGCGCTTGTTTTCTTCGAGGGCGAGCGGCTTGCCTGGATGCTTGGCGCCGGCGACGCCTTGGGGGAGCGATACGGGGAGCCGCGCCCCGAAAGCCTTTCCCCGCGCCGTCGTCACGGTTGCCGGGCCGCGTTCGCCGCCGTGGAAGGGCTGCGCTTGGCCCTTTCCGAGCCGAAATGGCGGCCATGA
- a CDS encoding rubredoxin, which produces MAAPEEMWQCQTTNCGYIYNPDKGDRKGKIPAGTRFEDLPDDWKCPVCGAGKKCFRPLAGPGSTKSAECPT; this is translated from the coding sequence ATGGCTGCGCCGGAAGAAATGTGGCAGTGCCAGACCACCAATTGCGGCTACATTTACAATCCCGACAAGGGCGACCGTAAAGGCAAGATACCGGCCGGGACCAGGTTCGAGGATTTGCCGGACGATTGGAAATGCCCGGTCTGCGGCGCGGGGAAGAAGTGTTTTCGGCCTTTGGCCGGCCCCGGGTCGACCAAGAGCGCGGAGTGTCCGACTTGA
- a CDS encoding rhomboid family intramembrane serine protease, which yields MIGRARHPSVADGASPSPRRPLLWPRPGLRDLTPDLPTEQGYPVTEIRARDWTYVLTARGIPHALRRQDGAWRLYVPRRRAEEALAEIRAYLDERENVVLPDPEAVAPTRPPVVWSVMAVMGVTAGLWGLLLGDATLLGRRVPWKAIGGGDTASMLAGQWWRAATALCLHADPAHLFGNVACAALFLSFLCRETGLGLGLALTVAAGVGGNVLKACVQGPGLYFLGASTAVFGALGALGGVRLACPHPGLSVRRFLAAGAVLMLLAMLGAGSEDTGAVDLAGHLFGFASGAILGLAAGWALGRVGRPGRAAQTLFGLVAAGTLLAAWGLAVASLAG from the coding sequence ATGATCGGCCGCGCCCGCCATCCCTCCGTGGCCGACGGGGCGTCGCCTTCTCCCCGGCGGCCGCTTCTGTGGCCGCGCCCGGGGCTGCGCGACCTCACCCCCGATCTGCCGACCGAACAAGGCTATCCGGTCACGGAAATCCGGGCCAGGGACTGGACGTACGTGCTGACCGCGCGGGGCATTCCCCATGCGCTCAGGCGCCAGGACGGGGCGTGGCGCCTGTACGTTCCCCGTCGCCGGGCCGAGGAGGCCCTGGCCGAGATACGGGCCTACCTTGACGAGCGGGAAAACGTCGTCTTGCCCGATCCCGAGGCCGTGGCGCCGACGCGGCCCCCGGTGGTCTGGTCCGTCATGGCCGTCATGGGCGTGACGGCCGGACTTTGGGGGCTGCTGCTTGGCGACGCCACGCTTTTGGGCCGGCGCGTCCCCTGGAAGGCCATCGGCGGCGGCGACACGGCCTCTATGCTGGCCGGTCAGTGGTGGCGCGCGGCCACGGCCCTTTGCCTGCATGCCGATCCGGCCCATCTTTTCGGTAATGTCGCCTGCGCCGCGCTCTTTCTGAGCTTCCTGTGCCGGGAGACCGGGCTTGGCCTGGGGCTTGCCCTGACGGTCGCGGCCGGGGTCGGCGGCAATGTGCTCAAAGCCTGCGTCCAGGGGCCGGGGCTTTATTTTCTGGGCGCTTCGACTGCGGTTTTCGGGGCGCTTGGGGCTCTGGGCGGGGTGCGTCTGGCCTGTCCGCACCCCGGACTTTCGGTGCGCCGGTTTCTCGCGGCCGGCGCGGTGTTGATGCTTCTTGCCATGCTCGGAGCCGGCTCCGAGGATACCGGTGCGGTGGATCTGGCCGGCCATCTCTTCGGTTTCGCTTCCGGGGCCATCCTGGGGCTTGCCGCCGGCTGGGCGCTTGGGCGGGTGGGGCGGCCGGGCCGGGCCGCGCAGACGCTTTTCGGGCTGGTCGCGGCCGGGACGCTTCTTGCCGCTTGGGGACTTGCTGTGGCCTCGCTTGCGGGATGA
- a CDS encoding AI-2E family transporter, which yields MNQERRIFYSAFLLIILAAALYLAYVVLRPFVDILIIGVVLSALFRPVHRRIDAFCGKRPTVSALITTCLIFTCLIIPVFFFLGSLVTQGVQSVNALQAHLSSMDFNAFFSHEAVAPYINWLHEHLPFLDVKKLALRADLLSISKNAGQILLNSGTTIIGNFFVLTMNFVILIFVLFFLIRDGEAMLARVRYLLPLSTDQEDRIFRQLDDVAKSVILGAFLIALAQGAAGGLGLFIVGIQPFFWGCMMGFASLIPVVGTAIIWLPVALYLIVTGQWQWGVFLIAWGALVVSSIDSIMRPILMRNRSKMSTFWVFLAIIGGIKFFGALGILYGPLVLGFAMVMLSLYAEDYSHVLNDRNLGNGCESPPPEFK from the coding sequence ATGAACCAAGAACGCCGGATTTTTTATTCCGCCTTTTTGCTCATCATCCTGGCCGCCGCCCTCTACCTTGCCTATGTCGTGCTGCGGCCTTTTGTGGACATTCTCATCATCGGCGTAGTCCTTTCGGCTCTTTTTAGGCCGGTGCACCGCCGCATCGACGCCTTTTGCGGCAAGCGGCCGACCGTTTCGGCGCTTATTACGACCTGCCTCATCTTCACCTGCCTCATCATTCCGGTCTTTTTCTTCCTGGGTTCGCTCGTGACCCAGGGCGTCCAGTCGGTCAACGCCCTGCAGGCGCACCTTTCCAGCATGGACTTCAACGCCTTTTTCAGCCACGAGGCCGTGGCCCCCTACATCAACTGGCTGCATGAACACCTGCCCTTTCTGGACGTGAAGAAACTGGCGCTTCGGGCCGACCTGCTCTCCATCTCCAAAAACGCCGGCCAGATTCTGCTCAACAGCGGCACGACCATCATCGGCAACTTCTTCGTGCTGACGATGAACTTCGTCATCCTCATCTTCGTGCTGTTTTTCCTTATCCGCGACGGCGAGGCCATGCTCGCGCGAGTGCGCTACCTGCTCCCCCTGTCCACGGACCAGGAGGACCGGATTTTCCGCCAGCTCGACGACGTGGCCAAGTCGGTCATCCTCGGCGCGTTCCTCATCGCCCTGGCCCAGGGCGCGGCCGGCGGCCTCGGGCTTTTCATCGTCGGCATCCAGCCCTTTTTCTGGGGCTGCATGATGGGCTTCGCCTCGCTCATTCCGGTGGTCGGCACGGCCATCATCTGGCTGCCCGTGGCCCTCTACCTCATCGTGACCGGCCAGTGGCAATGGGGCGTTTTTCTCATCGCCTGGGGCGCGCTGGTCGTTTCCAGCATCGATTCGATCATGCGGCCGATCCTCATGCGCAACCGATCCAAGATGTCCACCTTCTGGGTGTTTCTGGCCATCATCGGCGGCATCAAGTTCTTCGGGGCGCTCGGCATCCTCTACGGCCCGCTGGTGCTGGGGTTCGCCATGGTGATGCTGTCGCTTTACGCCGAGGATTACAGCCACGTGCTCAACGACCGCAACCTGGGCAACGGGTGCGAGTCGCCCCCCCCTGAATTCAAATAA
- a CDS encoding PH domain-containing protein — protein MSLNGLVFEEEEILYRTGKHWVVLAKAVLLFVVALVIWSSGPTLHSLAQFKAPEEIEKFLPKIITVAVWLVRYVFFILFTLLALVRLFSYFTLRVGVTDKRLLCDDALFGTFSLDIGKIESVKCEPGLFGGLLGYGKVILTASSSQRLVLTNIRRPHTLEQELFAAK, from the coding sequence ATGAGCCTAAACGGCCTCGTTTTCGAGGAAGAGGAAATTCTGTACCGGACCGGCAAGCACTGGGTGGTGCTGGCCAAGGCCGTGCTGCTTTTCGTGGTGGCGCTCGTGATCTGGTCGAGCGGCCCGACCCTGCATTCCCTGGCCCAGTTCAAGGCCCCCGAGGAAATCGAGAAATTCCTGCCCAAGATCATCACCGTGGCGGTGTGGCTTGTGCGCTACGTTTTTTTCATCCTCTTCACGCTTCTGGCCCTGGTCCGGCTTTTTTCCTATTTCACGTTGCGGGTGGGGGTCACGGACAAGCGGCTTTTGTGTGACGACGCTCTCTTTGGCACCTTTTCCCTGGACATTGGCAAGATCGAGTCGGTCAAGTGCGAGCCGGGGCTATTCGGCGGGCTTCTCGGTTACGGCAAGGTCATCCTCACCGCCTCGAGCAGCCAACGGCTGGTGCTGACCAACATCCGCCGGCCCCATACACTCGAGCAGGAACTCTTCGCCGCCAAGTAA
- a CDS encoding Fur family transcriptional regulator: MSTEALKQLFAKSGLKFTNQRYLVYRAMAEAKDHPSAETVWRRVRVEAPAISLDTVYRTLASFEARGLVTRVPGGGEEGRFDGDVTPHHHLVCLCCGSIEDFTMSGAGLDDLPESVAAWGQPRDAQVLVRGVCRKCLCKMEPVKPESEKRRT; encoded by the coding sequence ATGTCGACTGAAGCCCTTAAGCAACTCTTCGCCAAAAGCGGCCTGAAGTTTACCAATCAGCGATATCTGGTATACAGGGCCATGGCTGAGGCCAAGGACCATCCGTCCGCCGAGACGGTGTGGCGGCGGGTGCGCGTCGAGGCCCCGGCCATATCCCTCGACACCGTCTACCGGACTCTGGCCTCGTTCGAGGCGCGCGGGCTGGTGACGCGGGTCCCGGGCGGCGGGGAGGAGGGGCGCTTCGACGGCGATGTGACGCCGCACCACCATCTGGTGTGTTTGTGCTGCGGCTCCATCGAGGATTTTACCATGTCCGGCGCCGGGCTGGACGACCTGCCCGAGTCGGTTGCCGCGTGGGGGCAACCGCGCGACGCCCAGGTGCTGGTGCGCGGCGTGTGCCGCAAATGTCTCTGCAAGATGGAACCTGTCAAACCCGAATCCGAAAAAAGGAGAACCTGA